The DNA region GCCCCGGTCGGTCATTGAGACGGACGTGGCCCGGATGCTCGAACGGGTCCGCCTGACCGGTTATGAGGCCCGCTATCCGGGTCAGCTTTCCGGAGGTCAGCAGCAGCGGGTGGCTCTGGCCCGGGCCCTGGTGACCGAGCCCTCGGTCGTCCTGCTCGACGAACCACTGGGAGCCCTCGACCTCAAGTTGCGCAAGGAGATGCAGTTCGAGCTCAAGCATCTTCAGCGCAGTCTTGGGCACACCTTCATCTACGTGACCCATGACCAGGAGGAGGCTCTTGCCATGTCGGACCGGATCGCGGTCATGCACGAAGGGCGGGTCCTGCAGGTCGGCACCCCGGAGGAGATCTACGAAACGCCGGCCACCCGCTTCGTGGCCGATTTCATCGGGGAGACCAATCTGCTTCCCGCCCGGGTGACCGGGCAGTCCGGAGAGAACATGCTGGTCGAATCGGGCGGCCTGCACTTTGAAGCGGGGCGGGGAACGCCGGGTCCGCCCGATGAGGATGTCTATTTGAGTATTCGGCCGGAGAAGATCCGCATGGGAGGAACGGATTCGGTCGCGCCCAACCGATTCCCGGGGACGGTGGAGCATTCGGCCTATTTCGGGTCGGCCCGACTGATCCATATCCGCCTGACTCCGGCCACCTTGGTCTGCCTGCGTCAGCCCAACGGCGAAGGGCCCGCTCCGCAACCGGGTGAACGTGTCCACGTCGATTTCCCGATCGAGGCATTGTCGGTCCTGCGAGCGGAGAGTTGAGAACGATGAGACGGCGCACGACCTGGCTGCTCCTTGGACCCTGTCTGGTCTGGCTGGCCGTCCTCTTCGTGGTTCCCCTTCTCATCATCGTGGTGGTGAGCTTTCTCGGGAAGGGATCGCCGATCGAGTGGCGTATGGACGGCTCGGCCTATGCCCGGCTTTTCAATCCGGTTTATTGGGGCATTCTGATGCGATCGATCGAGGTGGGACTCGTCACGACGGTTTCCTGCCTGATCCTCGGCTTTCCGCTCGCTTATTTCCTGGTCCGACAGCCGCCTCGGCGGCGGCAGTTTCTCTACGTCCTGGTATTGATCCCGATGGCGGCGAATTCGCTCGTGCTGATCTATGCCTGGATCACCCTCCTGCGTCCCACCGGGCTGCTCGAGCAGTTCCTTGTCTTTCTCGGTCTGCACGAGAGCGGGCCGCTCGGGATTCTCTACACCCCTGCCGCGGTGGCGATCGGGCTGCTCTACTGGT from Opitutaceae bacterium includes:
- a CDS encoding ABC transporter ATP-binding protein; translation: MEHSVVVDAVSKSLGGQQVVRGVSLSVRTGEFFSLLGPSGCGKSTTLRLIAGFEKPNEGRILINGSLPNGTPAFVRDVNLVFQNYALFPHMTVWENVAFGLQMMKKPRSVIETDVARMLERVRLTGYEARYPGQLSGGQQQRVALARALVTEPSVVLLDEPLGALDLKLRKEMQFELKHLQRSLGHTFIYVTHDQEEALAMSDRIAVMHEGRVLQVGTPEEIYETPATRFVADFIGETNLLPARVTGQSGENMLVESGGLHFEAGRGTPGPPDEDVYLSIRPEKIRMGGTDSVAPNRFPGTVEHSAYFGSARLIHIRLTPATLVCLRQPNGEGPAPQPGERVHVDFPIEALSVLRAES
- a CDS encoding ABC transporter permease, which produces MRRRTTWLLLGPCLVWLAVLFVVPLLIIVVVSFLGKGSPIEWRMDGSAYARLFNPVYWGILMRSIEVGLVTTVSCLILGFPLAYFLVRQPPRRRQFLYVLVLIPMAANSLVLIYAWITLLRPTGLLEQFLVFLGLHESGPLGILYTPAAVAIGLLYWYLPFRVYPLYNSLERFDFRLLEASADLGAGGLQTFFRVLLPQVVPGLATGCLLVFVQAFCSFVVPDLLGGAKTLMAGNLIQQRFLSLPQDWPLGSALALLIMVILGLTVYVGLRNQREGA